The following DNA comes from Serinus canaria isolate serCan28SL12 chromosome 1A, serCan2020, whole genome shotgun sequence.
TTTAACCAACTTCCTAACTTAGGCTAATAAGACTTCTATCAACAAACTTTCTATCATGTTAACTAGCTGTGCAGGAGTCATATTCGCTTGAAAAAGCAAATAGTGAAATAATGAAAGATGGGTTTAAATAGTGAAAGATGGGCACAAGCAACTGGAAATAAGGATTTCTCTAACTTTCAGTGTTCTCACTGTGTGTGTAGACTGCTTTCTTGATATGTGAGGATCATACTGCAGAAAAGTCTTCCTTTCCAGGACAGATGGTGTCTTTAGAAAGTGTTTGGTCTAGAGGTACCAAAATGAAATCAGGTTTTCATGATGTGACCAATTCATTCCAAGAAACCAGTGTCTTTCTCAGTCATTGCACAGCTTTTTTCACCTTTGAGCAATAGTTTTTGTTATTTGCTGAGGATTTAATTACTCTCTGGGAAAATTTGTACTAAACGAAATGAGCCTGCTTGTCAGTGAGTTATCTTGGGAGTAATACTCCAGCCTTGTGATCTTTGTAAATAGCAGAGTAGAATATAGTATTTCTgtacagggaaaaaaccaaatctttcttttgaagaaaagatGTGGGAAATATTGGCAGGTCCTCCAAAAGAAATCTATCAGCTGAAAGTGCACTTTTCCTTGAAGGATGTGAAGTGGTTGTCTCCACTGACACATTTCCGTTGTTATTTCTTGTTTATtaacaaacaaatcaaaactcTTCAATACAGAAGTGGGCATGGCAGGAAATAGAGGGGAACATGCCTGGGAGTAAGGATCATAGAGGGTGCTAAGTGTATGGGAAACAAAGCTTCTCTGCAGCTTGGAAAgaagctgcttctgcttctctggTTCTTCCAGAATCGGAGAAGAAGCTGGTTCTGGAATTCTCTTTGGCAACAAGAAGTCACTTAGCTATACCTGGATTCAGACAGCCAACCCTGTACATCTCTTGGGAATAAAGTATTAGACAAAGGATTCAAATTTTGAAGCCAGTATGTTTCTTGGGATTAAATTATTAGTCAAGTTAAAAATGGAAACTATGTTATactttaaaatgagaaattaatctCCTGTGATTGTAATCacagggttttgtttgttgctttggggtgtgtttttgtttggttggtttctctaagttttttttaaataatcctaATTAGAATTTAAGATTTGTTGGTGTGACTGGAGGAGAAAAGTCACTGGTGCCTAATGAAGGGGAGGACTTTGAAGTGCtcagattaatttaaaacatacaaTCAGGCTATAATTTATGTCACCCATCATATTTTCAATCATGAAAGAACAATAAAATGAGCCCTTTATGGCTATGCTAGTATTCTTGTAAATGGTCTGATTTATCAAAAGGTTATTAATAGAAGATCTGTATAAAAATGTGATGGGGTATCCAAGACTTAAATGTATCTTTGAGAATGCGGTCTGATGTGTTTGCACTTCTTTAAGGAGGATCAAATCCTCATTTATGGGCTGTGATGGTGTAAGTGCCATGTAACTGAACAAAAATGTGAAAGTTTTGTCATGCTTCAGTGAGAATTGGACAACTTAACCAGTAACTAGTGGAGTGGAAAATTCCATCCcttaaaaaacaagcaaagtAAATGGACACAATTTGTAGGATTAGGTGTCAATAGCTAAAACTCACTGAAGGCAAATTACTGTTATTAAGTTTCGTACATCTGCTTGCCAGCTAGTCCTTTTGACTTCTTGCTCCCTTAAACCcagtcttttaaaaacagttttcagtAACTTCTCTGTCATATATAGGCAGGTGTAGGGAAGTCTACTGTACATTATTCTGGTGAGACTCCATCTAGGAATCTACAAATGTGGCTGGCCATACAACTGGAATATGTAGTCAGTATGAAATGTCATTTATGTAAGAGCCTTGCCATTCAAGACAATTGCTTTACAAGAGGGTTAGTCTCATATAGCTTTCCAAAgattcaagaagaaaattgaaaactCTTGAGTCAAAAGGAAACTTAAATGCTTTCCCACAAATGTCATCACTAACCTGTGTCAGAGTTATCTACTTCTATACAACTCTTTTCTTAATTTATGATACCTAGTGACTTAAAACCagtaaatatttctggttttccagGCGTCTGCTAATGGAAATGTTTCCCAAAACACTGTTTGCACTTCTGTTGTAgctatgaaataataaatggTAAATGCCTTTTTGATTAAACTGCACTCAGTTTTTTGCACAACTGCATTCAGTTTTTTGATTAAACTGCATTCagtttaatcacagaatcaccaaGGTTGGGcgagaccttcaagatcatcaagtccagccatcAACCCAGCACACCACCATAATCCCCTCTCAGCCTTATcccctaagtgccacatccagatagttcttgaatgtttccagagaCCATGACTCCACTGCCTCCCTTGGCAACTTATTCCAGCGCTTAACCActctttcacagaaaattattttttcaaatatctaATCTGAACTGTCCTGGTGCAatttaaggccatttcctctcatccttcCACTTGAGACATGGCAAAGAGACCAactcccacctggctacaacctcctttcaggccATAAAGATTGATAAGGTGCCCCCTGAGCCatcttttctccagactaaacaagcccagctccctcagctgttcctcttAGGACATTTTCTTGACCCTTTACCAGCTTTGTTACTGTTCTGTGGACATACTATTAAGATATTCTGCAtactaatataaaaatatgcagTGATACTTTGTAAATtatgaaaatgtcttttctttattaaaatgcaATGCTTTATTTTAGCATTAATAGttatctgaagtattttttctctcactAGGTCTCTTTTGGTCCTGGATGACATTTGGGATTCCTGGGTGTTAAAAGCATTCGACAACCAATGTCAGGTACTCATCAcgagcagggacaggagtgtAACAGATGCTGTGGCTGGTAAGGAACAGTTTCCTCTCCTGCACCACGggttttgtgtgtctgtgtctccaGATGGTTCTTGTGAGCTTTCAAAAGAATTTGATAGAATCTGTGCACAAGTGGCAAGGTTTTAGAATTCTGCTTTGAAAGATTTTATGCTCTTTATGAAATAAGTGTTGTATGTTATCTCGAAAGTTACATGTTTACATTGATGAGTGCAGTAATTCTCAACAGAAGAAATTAACCTCTATGACACTGGTGCTGTTAGACTGATTATCTCTAACACTATTCACCAGTGACTGCCCATAATGCATTTGTCATTATTAGCTTATagtctggtttttttctgtgtatgtgtCTCTAATGCAAACTGATTCTGATAAGTAGAATTTATACTCTTCTTAGTCCTATAAAATACTATGCAAAAAGTCATGAAGCTTTGCTCCAGATTTTGCTTGGAAAATACTTTGAATTTCCACGTTTTTTTGCATTAGTTGAATTTTTTTCCGTGTTTCTGTTTCTAGGCAATAAATACGAGGTTCATGTGGAAAGTGGACTAGCACATGAGAAAGGACTGGAGATTTTATCCCTATTTGTGAATATGAAAATATCAGATCTTCCAGAACAAGCTAACTCTCTTGTAAGAGAATGCAAAGGTATTCTAGTTGCTCTTTGTTGTACAATTTAcaactgaatttaattttttttcttctatattttgACTTAAAAATAGAGATGGGGACATCCTTTAGTACTACATATGTTAAGTAAAATACAAGGGCTTGTTAAAtgttttggagggtttttttaagcttagCTGAAGTCTCATCTTGATTTTTGGGTAGTTTTCTTCAGtatattttctctctgcacCACAATTATGCTTAAATATGGGGATGTTAAGCATATTTTTGGGTAGTTTTCTTCAGtatattttctctctgcacCACAATTATGCTTAAATATGGGGATTTAAGCATATTTTATATGCTTAAATTTGGAAATGTCTACATGgggtgtttattttatttagctcTGGTCCACACCTCAAGAATTTAATCAGTGTATTGGGAATATTACCTGTTTCAGTCACATGACCATCAACTGTTGGATTGTGTTCCTTGATGACCTCTAAATCTGATTTAATCTTTTCCTTCAGGTTCTCCTCTCGTGATATCCTTGATAGGTGCATTACTCCGAGACTTCCCGAGCCGCTGGGAATACTatctcaggcagctgcagaataAGCAGTTtagaagaataagaaaatcTTCCTCCTATGATTACGAAGCCCTTGATGAAGCAATGTCCATAAGTGTTGAGCAACTGGATGACAATTACAAGGACTACTATAAAGACCTTTCTATCCTCCCAAAAGATGTTAAAGTACCTACTAAGGTAATAAAAGCAGTGCAGAAACCTTGTGGTTTTTAGTGAGATACAAACAACAACCTTAAAGAATTCTCAAAATTTATAATTGTCATGAATAACTTCTACGGTATGTAACTTAATAATAATTGCTAGATTGGGTAGATTTGTTCCATTATTGCATCATGACTTGTATTGTTAGTAGTGAAACTAAAATAATCATAACTGAATGAACATATTCATACAGTTTATCGatgctctgactccatgatttcaaaaggctgaacaaatgctttattaaaCTATTTTATATTTCACTAATACTATATTATAAGTATACTAAAGAGATACTAGACTAAAAAGATACTACTcaagaaaaacctgtgactgtctCCTGACAGTCACAACAAAGCTTTGACTCAATTGTTCAATCAATCCAAACAACCATGACCAGATCCCAGTTAACAAATGACTCTcagtaaacaatctccacagcacatcccacatgtgccaaacaacaggaaCAGCGAGTAGGGATAAGAATTGttctcttctctgagcttctcattgccttccccaggaaaaatcctgggagagagaattatgtctctctgTTCAAAGAATGTGAATACCACATAAGCTTAATCTGCATTCCGTATATTGTTCTTTAATTAGATTGTAATTGAGCTCACTGAAAGCTTGAAAACTGTTATGTGGAATTTGTCTCCTTTTATGGTCACCATAAATCAGCACAAATAGACAAAACATAGGTTAACTTCTAATATCTGTCCTGTGGTTTGCTATGAAGGAATTGGTAACTTATTAAATTGGTTACCCTTTGGGTCTATATTTGTTAGTATGCATTTTGTTGACAGTTAATTGGTAGCCTTTTATAATGTTCATACAAATCATATTACAACTTGGTTCTGATTCTCTTCTCTGTttatgtgtaaatatttttttaggtTCTCTGTATTCTTTGGGATATGGAAACTGAAGAAGTTGAAGATATCCTACAGGAATTTGTTAACAAATCACTGTTGTTCTGTGATCGTAATGGGAAGTCATTCCATTATTATTTACATGATCTTCAGCTTGACTTTCTCACAGAGAAGAATCGCAACCAGCTTCAGGTAACGTGTCAACTGAGACTTGCGTTCAACTTTACTCTCCGAAGCTGAGcatctttcagaaaatgttgCTTTGTTAAATGGTACCCTTGAGTAGCTTCATAGCATAGGTCCAAATTAAATTTAACTTAAGGCTGaccaattaaaaatatttattttcagtttgaaactGTGGGGGGATTTCTTGATGGTTCCATCTGCAGCTAAGAAACTGCACTGAGAGAAGACTCTATAACCGTTATTTCTCTATCAGATGTTTCCAGCAGGAGATTTAATGTTCCTCTGTTGGTTCCAAAGACATCAAGGCCCTACCAGAatagaaaaaatgctttttgctcctttttttttttcagtttaagtCAATACATTTAGGAAGATGACCTATAAGTTGGGCTCAATTTCAGTTCTGAAAGACAAGGCAGAAAGAGTAGACGGGAAGAAAAGACAAgttttttgtcttgctttagaaggatccttttttttttgttgttgttgttggctACCCACATTTAAGATGAAGAGAGATTTGGTAGCTAATCTCAGTCTGAGAAGGAGGATTAACAGcttgcttttctgtctttcaatATACAGAGAATGTTTCTGGAGAAGTCTTTAGCAGTAAATTAGGTTAGGTGTACAGTTTTTGGAAGGTaagcttttttatttcacttgttaATGTATTACAATTTAGAAATAATATTATTCCTCAATGCTATTTACAATGTAATATTAATACTTAAGTGCTCAGTGACAaaagtgtggtttttttcactttgcagGACCTACATAAAAACATAGTAAATCAGTACAAGAAATACTACAAGCTTAATACCCCTGTTCTGTCTCAAGAGGATTGCATGTACTGGTATAACTTTCTAGCATATCACATGGCAGGTGCCaaaatgcagcaggtgggtTCTGACAGGTGTCCTGTGCCTCCCTTTTTCACCCACTCTtacctctgcttttccctccaaGCATGCTCCCAGTTAAGCCTCTCTTTTTCTTGACTTTAGTCCAGCTGGATGAACACTCAGCATAGAGTCTCTAGGAGGTCCTCTGATACTCACTGTCTCTTacaaaaattgctttatttctaCCCTTTGTTGAGTAGAAGTCTTGTTTTTTCAACCAGTGCTTGAGAAGATTTCCTATTTTATATCATGgcttgtggttttcttttcctttttaagaagCTTTAATAAGAAATTTTCTCTAAACCTTTCTGAAAACCCAAACTCTTCTTTATTGTGTAATAATACGAGTAAATTGATTTCATCAGAGCATTTTATCagttaattacttttttatctTCAGAATTCTTGTTAGCTTTTTTCTCTTATGTCATAGAGATTTGTGTGTAAAAATTCATTATCTGATTTCAATAGCAAGAAACCCCCATCAAGAGCTAGATGGGCAAGTCTCTTGTTTCCAGAATTGTCTTGGcaccttaaaaaaattactgtcatTTTTGCCAGCTACTCTTCTTTAGATATTGAGCTATTATGAGAATGAAATCATGCAGAAAGATTAATAATTGGTAGTTTCACTTGAATTTGAGTTTCAAATGTCTTGAATAGTGTTTGGTCATGGTTGttaattgctttatttcagAAGTACTCAATCCTTTTCATTTGAGCTTCTTTCAAGATGGTTCATCTGACTTATCATATAATACACTTCATGGATTTATCTCTTATAGGAATCTGCATAATTAATGTTGGTTACAAGTCTAGGTGTTTTGAATCATATTTGTTTCTTAGTATCTTTAGTTTCAATGtgtaatgaaaatgtttttactggCAGCCTTTCTACATTTTGTAGAATTAGCTTCTCAGAAGTCTTTGGCCTTGCTTATTGTGACCATATGCTTCCTAGAGTTTATATTCTATGTATCactcatttttcattatttagaaattatttctacttGTTGGAAGGCTAAGGAAGCTAGGaggtattatttttctttgtttaatgaTGATAATCTTTTAATCCTCGTggtatttattgattttaaattGGAATATGCTTTACACCTGTGCAGTGTTGCTGCTAAGCAGTTTTTCTGGAGGAGAGCTAAAGAAAACATTGTACCAATGCTTGTTAAAGATGGTCATCTAACTAATAGGGATAAAGTTCAATGCTTTTTTTTACCTGAGTCTTTAATAATACTCTCAGACCTTGTATGCCCAGCCCCCTGGTTTGAGGACTATGAGTGTGGGAACAGGGGCTTTTCATTTGTGGAGACAGATGTGAAATTTTAAGGGACTGACTGGATCAGTTGAATGTTCACAAGTCCATAGGGTCTGATATGATACAACCCAGAGCACTGAAGGAATGAAAGGGTGTTATGGCAGGACTCCCTTGATCATTTACCAATGGTTTTAGGAGTTTCAGCATCTCTTGGGAAGATCAACAATCATTATTAGCAGTGATCTTTGCTAGACTGAACTAGAAGCTGCTTTTTCAGAGTTAAAAAACCAGGTCTCGTGTGCTGCAGAAGCCAAGAACGGCTCTGTACCTCCATCTCCTGTCTGACTAGCTGTATCAAAGAGCAGTTTAAAATAACAAACTTAGCCTTCTGTACACTGAATTTTTATAACAGAACAATTAAGATACAGGAAACAGGAAATTGCCTAAGTTTTCAACCAGAGACAGTTGTACCGAAGTATATTAAATACCTAAtgtatttcctgtgtttttctttttccccctaagTAGATTCTGTTGTGAAACCTATACTCTTAAATAACAAActtaaatttgtatttcttttaggAGCTCCGTGATCTTATGTTTTCTTTAGATTGGATCAAAGCTAAAACAGAATTGGTGGGGCCTGCTCACCTGATTCATGAATATGTAGAATATAGTTCAGTCCTGGATCAAAAGGTATGATTTTAAAAGGTAAATGATCAGTTGGTTCCAAATACAGTTTTCCATTCTGTAATTGCATTTGGTTGGATGTATATATATGGCAGGTGTACAGAAAGCTTACAAAACCAAAGCATGAAACCAGTATTAAATTGAACTTTAACTTGGAGAAGGTAAAAATGAAGGAAACTCAGTTTTCTGTTTGAACTTCAGTGTGTAAGTGGTTGGCCATGGAACCCACTAGCTATAGTGATCAGTACCTAGGGGTGGGTGTGTAAGTGCTCTGCTTTTGAGGAGGTGTAGAATTATGCTGACCACTTGGAATAGTCTTTCTGATATTTCACACTGCTTATTGAATAAATCACTATTGCTAGTATtctttgtttgaaaaataaggATACTGTGCTTTCTGAATAGgagaatgaaatatttcaatcTACTGTATGTATTTGCTAATATagcttaataaaaaaatagagctAAGGGCTTCTATAAGAATATTAGCTGtctagaaatttaaaaaaaccaaggaaatgaATCCTAAGATAAATTTATGTTATCAAATGTCTGCTCTGTATTTAGGATAGCACAGTGCGTGAGAATTTCCAGGAGTTTCTGTCCTTAAATGGGCACCTTCTTGGACGGCAGCCGTTTCCTGACATCATTCAGCTGGGTCTTTGCCAGCCAGAGACATCAGAGGTGTATCAACAGGCCAGGCTACATGCTCAAAGGGAAACAGGAACATTTTATTTGGAGTGGATGTAAGTAGCTGCAGCCCATCTGCTGATATGCTGATCCCTTGACCAAGGAAGTAATTTAATATGCAACTAAATACCATGTATGGTAATAAAAGGATCTGTGTAAGAACTGCTGGGGTTTTCTTCTGGGGAAAGAAGGTGTAATAATTTTCATGAACTTGTGGGAGAAGGGGAACCCATGATATGTAAGGTGACAGCAATcattacataaaaaaaaattgagtaaaatatttacttctgtATTCAATTATTGTTCCTTTTTAATAACAATGCAAAGATGATGATATGATACTTTGAATCTtctttaaatagttttattttaaagttagaATTGTAGTGCCAGTATTTGGTATGTTAGTGTATGTTTTTAGGTTTTAAGTTAAACTGTGACTTTAAAAAGGAGAGCATTTGTGCCAGCTTGCAAAGTTTTATAAAGTAGCGAGATGGGAAATTGTAATCTCTACACAATCTTGAAACTTGTCCAATTTAAACAATTCTTTGTCATTACTGCATTTTTGGAAgttgtttaaggaaaaaatatatagatCTACACATTTTCCCAGCCTTGTTCAATAGTCATTTGACCACGTAACTCTTTGATTCTGTTTGATATTTCTCTTCTGCTATTTGTAGTACTTGGTGCTTATAAAACAGAGTGACTCCATGTCAAGCAATTATAGGTCAAGCCAGGCAGATTAGTGCCCTCTTTGAATATTTGGTGATTTTATTTAGCAAAACTCCTTGGAAATGGCATGGTTCAGAAGAGTCAATATCCAGTTCAGGAGAGAGAGGTTGTGATCATTCATCACCAAGTCATCTCATTACAGTGCCAGCTGTCTGTGTTAAGATCTGGCTAAACAGGATGACTGTGATTGTTACTAACTCTTAAGTTTTTGTTGAAGTGAGGCAAGAGTCATTTAAGGTGAGTTAGATCCTGTACCTAATCTGTGATTGAAAAGTGCTGATAGACACAGATCTTATTTAGCTATCTAGTTATAAGAATCGAGCCATTGTCATGGAAATTAAGGAAATTTGCACAGATCCAAGCAAATCTACTAGTGTTTTTTAATATGCTTGAAAAGGAAGAGTTCTCCTGCAGAACAagaattttcaggaaaaagtctaTATTTGGAAATACCATATTTCAGATCATAAAAATGTTATCTTTCTTGGTATCTAAGCTGGAACTGTTGGAGCACAATATAAACCTTTGAGTGAATGTTGGAATTTGTGCTTCCTTTATTAGTTCAGCATGAAGGCTGAGAGTTAGGGTCtagtgggttttgtttgtttataaagCTTGCTGCTCAAGATGTGTGAAAAAGTGTTAATCTTCTTAGAGATGATTTTGAACAACATAAAGGCACTCATCTAAACAATTGTCTTACCCTGTAGAAATAAGAAGTCCTTGAAAAATCTCTACCGGCTGGTTGTTCGTCCACATAGAGATGCAGTTTACCATGCCTGCTTTTCTAAGGATAGACAAAGAATAGCATCATGTGGAGCTGATAAAACTCTTCAGGTAAAACACCTGTGAATGAGTCAAAAGAGGTGCTGTGTACCATTTCAAAAACATTTGTTAAACAGTCCTGTCACTTTTCTTCTGTTGCTAGGTGGAAATGTTTGGATCTAGATCCTAATTGGAGACAAATGATTGAAAAGGATG
Coding sequences within:
- the APAF1 gene encoding apoptotic protease-activating factor 1 isoform X3; translation: MDVKSRNYLLMNRQALENDIKTSYIMDRMISDEVLTLQEEERVKQQNTRKERAAMLINIILTKDNNSYRSFYNALLHEGYRDLAALLQDGIPAVSSGNRKSSMDGMTSYVKTILCEGGVPQRPVVFVTRPKLVDAIKKKLYCLGSDPGWVTVYGMAGCGKTVLTAEALRDSQLLEDCFPGGVHWISVGKQDKAGLLIKLQNLCSRLEHDSAFSQRPPLNIEEAKDRLRLLMLRKYPRSLLVLDDIWDSWVLKAFDNQCQVLITSRDRSVTDAVAGNKYEVHVESGLAHEKGLEILSLFVNMKISDLPEQANSLVRECKGSPLVISLIGALLRDFPSRWEYYLRQLQNKQFRRIRKSSSYDYEALDEAMSISVEQLDDNYKDYYKDLSILPKDVKVPTKVLCILWDMETEEVEDILQEFVNKSLLFCDRNGKSFHYYLHDLQLDFLTEKNRNQLQDLHKNIVNQYKKYYKLNTPVLSQEDCMYWYNFLAYHMAGAKMQQELRDLMFSLDWIKAKTELVGPAHLIHEYVEYSSVLDQKV